The Lichenihabitans psoromatis genomic interval TCGAGCGACACACCCTTCACGGCCGGGCCCGGATAGAAGTAACCCTGGTCATAGGCATAGGCCTGCTGCTTGGGCTCCAGCATATAGGCCATCAGGTCGAGCAGCACCGCGAGCTTGTCGTCGGCGACGCCCTTGGGCACGACCATGTAATGCGCGTCCGTCACCCAGTGGAACCCGTCGAGGATGCCAACCGCGGCCTCCTTGGGAACGATGCCGAGCGCGCGCGGATTAATGTCCCACCCCGTGGTGGAGACGATGATGTCGCGCGTGCCTTCGCCGAGTTCCTTCATCGTCTGGCTGGTGCCGGCAGGATAGTATTCAATGTTCTCGCCGAGCGTCTTCAAATAGTCCCAGGTCTTGTCCCACCCCTTGACAGGATCATGCGGGTCGCTGTCGCCGAGGATATAGGGAACGCCCATGAGCCAGGTGCGGCCGGGTCCGGAATTCGACGGACGGGCATACATGAACTTGTTCTTGTTCTGCCGCGTCCAGTCGAGCAATTCGGCCGCCGTCTTCGGCACCGACTTGACCCGGGCCGGCATATATTCGAGCAGCGGCCCGGAGGGATAGTAGCTCACGACTAGCCCGTGGTCGGCCGCGATCGCCTGCATCTTCAGCGCTTGGGGCAGGTAGACGTCGGCCAGATTGGGCAGGTCTGGCAGAAACGGCTTGAGATCGAGCCAGATGCCCTGGTCGAGTCCGGCCGAAAGCGCATCCGTGCCGGTCAGCACCATATCGACGTCGACGCGGCCACCATCCTGCTGCGCCTTGATTTTGGCGGGCAATTCGGGCGCGGGCGCCTTGGTGAAGATGAAGCGCGACACGGCTTTCGGCTTGGCGCGGCGGTAGGACTCGATCGCCTTCTGGGTCAGGGCGAGATTGCCGGCCACATCCGCGATCGTCAGCGTCACCGGGTGGTCGGGCATGGCCGGCAACGACGCGAAGGCGCGGCCCGGGCCGAAGCCGAGCGAGGCTGCGCCGAGCCCAGCCAGCACCTGTCTGCGATCGATTGTCATGGTCTGTTCCTCCTGTGCGCCCTCTTGTCGGGGCGTCGGCTCTGTTGGTTGTGTCTAACCAGAGGTCAAAGTTTGTAGGCCCGTTTCGCAAGCCGGTAGGCGAGGTCCTGAGCAAGGTCATAGGCCTCGTCCTCGTCGAGCCGGTGGTCCGCCACCATGCGGGCCAAACAGGCACAATCGACCCGCCGGGCCATGTCGTGCCGCGCGGGGATCGAGAGATAGGCGCGCGTGTCGTCGTTGAAGCCCACCGTATTGGCAAGCCCGGCCGTCTCTGTCGTCGCCTCGCGGAAGCGGCGCATGCCCTCCGGGCTGTCGTAGAACCACCAGGGTGGCCCGAGCCGCAACGCCGGATAGTGGCCTGCCAACGGCGCGAGTTCGCGCCCATATTGCGTCTCATCCAGCGTGAAGAGGATCAAGGTGAGGCGCGGGTCGTTGCCGAATGCGTCGAGCAGCGGCTTGAGATCGTGGACGTAGTTGGTGCGCTGCGGGATGTCGGCACCCTTATCGGTTCCGAACCGCGCAAAAACCGCCGGGTTGTGGTTGCGCACCGAGCCGGGGTGGAGTTGCATCACCAACCCGTCCTCGATGCTCATCCGGGCGAATTCGGTCAGCATCTGGGCGCGGAACAGCTCGGCGTCGTCAGCGCTGAGCGCGGGCGAGATGACGCGATCGAACAGGGCCGCGGCTTCGCCCGCGCCGAGGTTTGCGGTCCGAGCCGTCGGATGGCCATGATCGGTGGCGGTCGCGCCGAGCGACTTGAAAAAGGCGCGCCGCGCCCGGTGAGCCGAAAGGTAGCCGACCCAGCTTATCGGCTCGCCCGCAATCGCGACGAAGCGCTCGACGTTGGCGCGGAACCCTTCGCGCTCGGGATCGACCACAAAGTCGGGCCGGTAGGTTGGAAGCACGCGGCCGTGCCACCCCGAGCGCTTCAGCGCGGCATGATGCGCGAGATCGTCGAGCGCCCCATCCGTGGTGGCGATGGCTTCGATGTTGAAGCGATCGTAAAGCGCCCGCGGGCGCATGTCGGGGCCCGTCAGCGCCTCGGCGATTTGGTCGTAGAGCCGGTCGGCGTTGGCCTCCGTGAGTCGCTCCTCGATGCCAAACACGGAGGCGAGCGAATGCTCGAACCAGAGCCGCGTCGGCGTGCCCCGGAACAGCCCGAAGTGCTTGGCGAAAAGCCGCCAGATTGCGCGCCCATCCGTTTCGACAGGGCCGCCGTCGCGGCGCGGCACGCCGAGAGACTCGAGCGAAACGCCTTGCGAGTAAAGCATCCGGAACACGTAGTGATCGGGTTTGACGAACAAGTCGGCCGGGTCAGAGAAAGGCTGATCCTCCGCGTACCAGCGCGGGTCGGTATGACCGTGCGGCGACAGGATTGGCAGGCCGCTGACCCCGTCATAGAGCCGCCGCGCAATGGCGCACGCATCCGGCTCGATGGGGAACAGCCGGTTGGGGTGCAGAGGCATCGGCTTCGTCCGTTCGGTCCCGAGTATAAGACAGGGATACGCTTGCAAGAACCTAAGTCTGATATATTAGTATGTCAAGGAAGGCGCCCATGGATCATCTCGACGTCGAAAGCCGCAATCGCACGGTCGAGCGGGCAGCGAAGGCCGCGCGACCCGCATCGCGGACGAGTTCCGCTTCGACCATCGCAGCGACGCTGCGGGACGAGATTGTGGGCATGACGCTGCTGCCCGGAACACCGTTGCAGGATCGCGTGCTATCGGAGCGTTTCGGCGTCAGCCGCACCCCGATCCGCGAAGCGACACTCCGGCTCGCCGACGAAGGGCTGGTCGACATCTTTCCCCAATCCGGGACGTTTGTGTCGCGCATACCAGTCGCGGCCATCCCGGAAGCCGTTCTGGTGCGCGAGGCTCTTGAGGGCCTAACGGTGGAGAGTGCTGCGGCCCGTGGTTCCACTGCCGGCCTCGACGAGGCGCTGGCTTTGCAGCGGGTCGCGATGGCTCGTGGCGACCAGCGAAAGTTCCACGAAGCCGACGAGGCATTCCATGAGGCGGTGGCGGCTCTCAGTGGCCATCCGGGAATCTGGCGCCTCCTCCGAACGGTGAAGATGCAGCTCGATCGTGCACGGCGCCTCACGTTGCCGGTTCTCGGCCGAATGGATCAGGTCGTCGGCGAACATGAACGGATTCGCGATGCCGTCGCGGCTGCTGACGTCAGGGCTGCACGCGCCGCTATGACGCTTCACCTGAATGTCGTGATTCCGGACGTCGCTTGGCTGCAGGACCGCTACCCCGATTACTTTGCATAAGACGAGCATGCGGCAGGCTGGGCGATGGCATGCGCCGTGGCCGACGCAAGGCTGTGAGAGCCGGGCTTGGACGCCTCAAGTGTCAAGCCGACACTGCACCCCGGGCAGGTTCCGGACGGGTGCAGCCTTGAACACTCGGTCTCTGAGAAAATTGCAAATTGTCTTGGCGATCAGAGTCGTTGGTCTCGCCTATGAGCTTGCCGTTCAGGAAAGGCGCGAGCGACGCAACAAAAAGCTGATGTGCTGTGCGTCCGATGCAGCCTTTCGGCTCAGAGAATTTAGAAGGTCATACGCGGCGACCTCGCATGACAGCAGGTCTAAAGCCAGACAAAGTCACTGGTGCCGCAACCCGGATTCGAACCGAGGACCCCCTCATTACGAATGAGGTGCTCTACCAGCTGAGCTATTGCGGCAAACCGAACCGAACGAACCATCTCTTCGCCGGTCGCGAGGTCTTACCAGATCATCACGATTTGGCAAGGCTACATTCCCCACCGTGGCTCGAAGGGCGACCTCGACACGCAGCCGATCGGTCTTCAACGGACCATGGCAACACGATACTACAATGAGCCTCGCCATCACAATGCGGCGATAAGACTTGTCTTCCGGCGCCGTGCAGCTTAAAAGCGCCGCTTGCGCTCGTTTCCGACACCCCTGGAGGCGTGAGCGCGACTGGCCGCCGATTTTGGCGGCCATTTTACTTTAAGAGGACATGATGGCAGCGACGAAACAAATCGCGGCCGCGGTCCGCAGCGGGACAGGCAAGGGGGCCGCCCGCAGCGTACGCCGTGAGGGCCGTGTACCAGGTGTGATCTATGGTGGTGGCGAAGCCGCCGAGCCGATCTCCCTGAACTACCGGGAATTGCACAAGCTGATTTATGCCGGGCACTTCCTGACCACCATCTTCGAGATCGACGTCGACGGCCGCCGCGAGCGGGTCATCCCGCGCGACTACCAACTCGATGTGGTCAAGGACACACCGATGCATGTCGATTTCATGCGTCTGCGGGCCGGTTCGCGCCTGAAGATGCAGATCCCGGTGCATTTCATGAACGGCGAAGATGCGCCTGGCTTTAAGCTGGGTGGAACGCTGAATATCGTGCTTCACACGGTCGAGTTGATTGTCCCCGGTGATCGCATTCCGGAATCGATCACGGTCGATCTCGGCGGCCTCGACCTGAACGAGTCCGTGCATCTGTCGGCCGTCAAGCTGCCGGATGGCTGCCAGTCGGCCACCCGCGGTCGTGACGTGACGATCGCCACGATCGTTCCGCCCTCGACGCTTACCGAGGAAGAAGTTGCGGCCGAAGCCGCTGCTGCCGCCGAGGCCTCGGCCAAATCGACGGCCGCTGCTCCGCCCAAGGGTGGCAAGGGCGCCGCTCCGGCCAAGGGCGCTGCCCCGGCCAAGGGTGCTCCCGCCGCTGCTGCTCCGGCCAAGCCGGCCGGTAAGAAGTAAGTCGAACGATTCGCTCCTGCGCCGGTTCGTTTCGGCGCAGGACTGTCCTTCAGGAGCCACGGCGCTCTCATGCTGATCATCGCGGGCCTCGGCAACCCCGGGCCGCAATATTCTCGCAATCGCCACAATATCGGTTTCATGGCGATCGATGCCATGGCGGCCGTTCATCGGATCGGGCCGTTTCGAAGCCGGTTCCAATCGCAGGCCTCGGAAGGCCTTATCTCGTCCGAGCGGGTTCTGCTGCTCAAGCCAACCACCTTCATGAACGACAGTGGCCGCGCCGTCGGGGAGGCGCTGCGGTTTTATAAAGTCGGGCTCGAGAGTCTCGTCGTTCTGCACGATGAACTCGATCTTGCGCCAGCCAAGCTGCGGATGAAGGTCGGCGGCGGCAATGCGGGGCACAACGGCTTGCGCTCGATCACAGCGATCTGCGGCAACGATTACCGTCGGGGGCGCCTCGGCATCGGGCATCCAGGCGATAAGGCTCTCGTGCATGGTTACGTGCTGAGCGATTTTGTCAAAGCCGAGCGAGCCTGGGTCGATGCCTTATGCGACAACATCGCGCGAGACGCCGAACTGCTGGTGCGGCGCGAGGATGCCAGCTTGCAAAACAAGGTTCACCTCGCGATGACGGCGGCCGGCTTTTAATCCGGTCGCGCCGGGCTCGGGTGGCCGCGACCGCGATATCTGCTCCTCTCCGGTTCCGCCATCCGTCCGATTGACTAGTTGACACGGTGCATCGGTCTGCCCATGCCAAAGCCGAGCGCGGCGGGTGTGGATCATCCTCTTTTTTCGCAACGGACGTTTTCCATGGGTTTCAAATGCGGCATCGTCGGCCTGCCCAATGTCGGCAAATCGACCCTGTTTAACGCGCTCACGCAGACGGCCGCGGCGCAGGCTGCGAATTATCCGTTCTGCACGATCGAGCCGAATGTCGGAGACGTCGCTGTGCCCGATCCGCGGCTCGACACGCTGGCGCCGATCGCCGGCTCGAAAGAGATCATCCCGACGCGGCTGACCTTCGTCGACATTGCGGGCCTGGTGCGGGGCGCCAGCAAAGGGGAGGGGCTCGGCAATCAGTTCCTCGCCAACATTCGGGAATGCGACGCCATCGCCCATGTGGTGCGCTGTTTCGAAGATGGCGACATCACGCATGTCGAAGGCAAGATCGCGCCGCTCGACGATATCGAGACCATCGAAACCGAGTTGATGCTATCCGATCTCGACAGTCTCGAGCGTCGGCTCCCGGCGCTCGAAAAGCGGGCCAAAGGTGGCGACAAGGACTCCAAAGACCTTGTCGACCTGATGAGCCGGTGCCTCGACCTGTTGCGCGAGGGGAAGCCCGCAAGGCTCGTCGAGGTCAAGCCCGACGAGCGCAAGCTCTTCGCGGGCCTCGGGCTTCTATCCTCCAAGCCTGTTCTCTACGTCTGTAACGTCGAGGAAGCCGCGGCCGAGGCCGGCAACAACTTTTCGGCTGAGGTCGGTAAGCGCGCTGCCGAGGAAGGCGCGATTGCGGTCGTTGTCTCGGCCAAGATCGAGAGTGAGATCGCACTGCTGCCGTTCGAGGAGCAGAAAGATTATCTTGATGCGGTCGGCCTTACGGAGCCTGGCCTCAATCGCGTGATCCGCGCCGGTTACAACCTCCTCAACCTCGTGACCTATTTTACGGTGGGCCCGAAGGAGGCACGCGCCTGGACAATTCCGCGCGGCACGCGTGCCCCGCAGGCCGCTGCCGTGATCCATAGCGATTTTGAAAAAGGCTTCATCCGCGCCGAGACGATCGCTTATGACGACTATGTTGCGGCCAAGGGCGAAGCCGGCGCGCGCGAGCAGGGCAAGTTTCGGTTGGAAGGGAAGGACTATGTGGTCGCGGATGGCGACGTGCTGCATTTCCGCTTTGCCAACTAAGCCAAGCCACTTCCGTCATCCAGACCATTCGACAGCGTGACCTTTTGAACGTCAAAGCGTTGCGGTTGCAGGACGCCACGGCACCCCGGTCATGATATCGCCCCGTGGTCATGCAGTGGTGCGGATCGATTGGCGAGGACGGAGTTGCGCGGGATGGGACGTCCAAGCGGTTTGATGGTCGGATTTGGGGGGCTCGCCTTGGTCCTTCTGATCGTGTCGGGCGTCGTGTTCTACGAACGCCCCACGGTTCTCAAGGTCGCGGTTTCGTCGACCGATGCCGAGGATTACGATCTGATGGGTGCGGCCGCGAAGGTCTTGAAGCGAGGTCATTACCCGATCCGCCTCAAGCTGGTGCCGACCGATGGCGTGACGGCGGCGTCGTCGGCGCTCGACCACGGCGCGGCGGATCTTGCCATCGTTCGAGCCGATGTGGCGATGCCGAGCAGTGGCGAAACCGTGGTGTTGCTGCACAAGGATATCGCGCTCATGCTCGCGCCGTTCGGCAGCGGCATCGAGAAGGTGAGCGACCTCACGGACAAGCGGATCGGGATCCTGTCTCAACGCTTGGGCGACCGCAACGTGCTCGAAACAACCCTGGCGCAGTATGATATCGCGCCAGCCAGCGTCAAAATGGTGCCGCTGGCGGCGGCCGGCGTCGCGGACGCGATCCGCTCAAAGTCGATCGATGCTGTGTTCGCGGTGGGCAAAGTCTCCGACGCGACGATGGCGGGCGTCGTTAAATCCGTGACCAAGGCGGGAGATGGCGCGCCGATCTTTATCCCCGTCGCGGAGGCGGCCGCCATTGCTCAGCGCTCGCCTGCATTCGAGTCGATCGAGGTTGTTCGTGGCGCTTTCGGCGGCAACCCGCCGCGACCGGCCGATGATGTCGATACGCTCGGCGTCACCTACCGGATGGTCGCGGATGCGGATCTGTCACAGGGCGTGGTCGCCAGCGTGACCCGCTTCCTTTTGTCCGAGCGGGTGGCTTTGGCCCAGCTCGCACCCGGGGCGCGCAGTATCGAAGCGCCGTCGACCGACAAGGGCGCGCCATTTCCGGTTCACCCCGGCACGGCGGCCTATATCGACGACGAGGAAGAAACATTCCTCGACCGGTATAGCGACCTCATCTACATCGGCGCGATGGTGCTCGGTGTGCTCGCGTCGGGGATGACCGCCATCATGAGCCGCTTCGGGCCGCAGAGTAGCGTGAGGATCGAGGATCTTCTGTCTCGGCTGCTGCTGGTCTTCAAACAGGTTCGGGCCGCCGGAACCCTCGGATCGCTCGACGATTTCGAACGCGAGGTGGACGAGATCGTCGCGGCCGCGCTCGACGATGCCTGTTTACGGGGGCTCGATGAGCGCCGCGTGGCGGCGCTCAACATGGCGGTCGAGCAGGTCAGGGCGGCCATCCGGGATCGCCGGGAGAATTTAGGTCGTGCGATGTTCACGCCAGCCAATGACGAGGCTCGTTTGACGGTCGAAGCCTCGTCGTTTCGCCCAATCCGGACCCTGTCTGATCGAAGCGCGCCGTCAGACGCGTGATCAGCGGCTCATTTGATTATTTGATGATGAAGCGAGACACCTGCCAGGCCGAACGCGAGTAGTAGGTCTGGCTCTGGAGATCGGGGTTGCTGTCGTAAGGATAGACGACGAACAGCGGGCCCTTGTCACGAACCGGCATGTATTCGCCGTTTCGCTTCAGCGCCAAGATCGTGTGAAATTTAGCAAAATCGTCGATCGGGATGTTGGTCGAGTAGTCGTTGAGCGCAAGTGCCTGAACCGTATGTCCCTTGGCACCAACGACGGCCATCAACTTGTCGAGGGGAACACCCTCGAATGTCATGACGCCGTCATACCATGGCGTCTTGGTCTCGATCTTGACCATACCAAGCTTCTCGAGCATGGCTCGGTCGAACTTGGCGGTGTCCTTGTCGTTTGTTTCTGTGATGTCGCCGGTGATGACCAGGATTGGCTTGCCGGTGGGCGCATCGAGGGCGAACGCAGGTGCGGCATTAAGCAACGCAAGTCCGGCTAACAGACCGGCAAAACCCCAAGCGGAAAAAGTATTGATCGTTTGCATCGCAGTAAATCTCCCCGAGATGAGGAAAGACCTACTGTGACACAGGTAACGATACCTTAAGATCGCCCAGATGTCGAGCACATCTCCTCATTTTTTGGCGTTAAGGTTAATGCTTATTCATTTACAATCGGTAAATTATATCTATAAATGTTTACCGAGTGCTCTGGAGGCCCGGATGAATGAGCTTGTAAGTGCCGTAAAGGTTCCCAGTCTGTGCAACGAACCCGTTCACGGACTGATGAACGAGGGTGAGCGGGAGGCCATGAAGCGCGCCGCCGCACAAAAGATCGAAGAGCTGTTCGATATCCTCTTCATCGATCACCGCAACGATCATAACACACGTGATACGCCGCAGCGCGTCGCAAAAATGTTTGTCGAAGAAACGATGCGCGGCCGTTACTCATCGCCGCCCCGCATCACCGATTTCGACAACGTCGAGCAATACGAACAGCTGATCGTGACTGGTCCGATTGAGTTGC includes:
- a CDS encoding extracellular solute-binding protein, which gives rise to MTIDRRQVLAGLGAASLGFGPGRAFASLPAMPDHPVTLTIADVAGNLALTQKAIESYRRAKPKAVSRFIFTKAPAPELPAKIKAQQDGGRVDVDMVLTGTDALSAGLDQGIWLDLKPFLPDLPNLADVYLPQALKMQAIAADHGLVVSYYPSGPLLEYMPARVKSVPKTAAELLDWTRQNKNKFMYARPSNSGPGRTWLMGVPYILGDSDPHDPVKGWDKTWDYLKTLGENIEYYPAGTSQTMKELGEGTRDIIVSTTGWDINPRALGIVPKEAAVGILDGFHWVTDAHYMVVPKGVADDKLAVLLDLMAYMLEPKQQAYAYDQGYFYPGPAVKGVSLDMAPEDSQEAIKTFGRPDYDQLIADHPLEVPLEAKTMVAAFGLWDQRIGAGKG
- the uxaC gene encoding glucuronate isomerase, whose protein sequence is MPLHPNRLFPIEPDACAIARRLYDGVSGLPILSPHGHTDPRWYAEDQPFSDPADLFVKPDHYVFRMLYSQGVSLESLGVPRRDGGPVETDGRAIWRLFAKHFGLFRGTPTRLWFEHSLASVFGIEERLTEANADRLYDQIAEALTGPDMRPRALYDRFNIEAIATTDGALDDLAHHAALKRSGWHGRVLPTYRPDFVVDPEREGFRANVERFVAIAGEPISWVGYLSAHRARRAFFKSLGATATDHGHPTARTANLGAGEAAALFDRVISPALSADDAELFRAQMLTEFARMSIEDGLVMQLHPGSVRNHNPAVFARFGTDKGADIPQRTNYVHDLKPLLDAFGNDPRLTLILFTLDETQYGRELAPLAGHYPALRLGPPWWFYDSPEGMRRFREATTETAGLANTVGFNDDTRAYLSIPARHDMARRVDCACLARMVADHRLDEDEAYDLAQDLAYRLAKRAYKL
- a CDS encoding GntR family transcriptional regulator, with protein sequence MDHLDVESRNRTVERAAKAARPASRTSSASTIAATLRDEIVGMTLLPGTPLQDRVLSERFGVSRTPIREATLRLADEGLVDIFPQSGTFVSRIPVAAIPEAVLVREALEGLTVESAAARGSTAGLDEALALQRVAMARGDQRKFHEADEAFHEAVAALSGHPGIWRLLRTVKMQLDRARRLTLPVLGRMDQVVGEHERIRDAVAAADVRAARAAMTLHLNVVIPDVAWLQDRYPDYFA
- a CDS encoding 50S ribosomal protein L25/general stress protein Ctc yields the protein MAATKQIAAAVRSGTGKGAARSVRREGRVPGVIYGGGEAAEPISLNYRELHKLIYAGHFLTTIFEIDVDGRRERVIPRDYQLDVVKDTPMHVDFMRLRAGSRLKMQIPVHFMNGEDAPGFKLGGTLNIVLHTVELIVPGDRIPESITVDLGGLDLNESVHLSAVKLPDGCQSATRGRDVTIATIVPPSTLTEEEVAAEAAAAAEASAKSTAAAPPKGGKGAAPAKGAAPAKGAPAAAAPAKPAGKK
- the pth gene encoding aminoacyl-tRNA hydrolase — encoded protein: MLIIAGLGNPGPQYSRNRHNIGFMAIDAMAAVHRIGPFRSRFQSQASEGLISSERVLLLKPTTFMNDSGRAVGEALRFYKVGLESLVVLHDELDLAPAKLRMKVGGGNAGHNGLRSITAICGNDYRRGRLGIGHPGDKALVHGYVLSDFVKAERAWVDALCDNIARDAELLVRREDASLQNKVHLAMTAAGF
- the ychF gene encoding redox-regulated ATPase YchF — translated: MGFKCGIVGLPNVGKSTLFNALTQTAAAQAANYPFCTIEPNVGDVAVPDPRLDTLAPIAGSKEIIPTRLTFVDIAGLVRGASKGEGLGNQFLANIRECDAIAHVVRCFEDGDITHVEGKIAPLDDIETIETELMLSDLDSLERRLPALEKRAKGGDKDSKDLVDLMSRCLDLLREGKPARLVEVKPDERKLFAGLGLLSSKPVLYVCNVEEAAAEAGNNFSAEVGKRAAEEGAIAVVVSAKIESEIALLPFEEQKDYLDAVGLTEPGLNRVIRAGYNLLNLVTYFTVGPKEARAWTIPRGTRAPQAAAVIHSDFEKGFIRAETIAYDDYVAAKGEAGAREQGKFRLEGKDYVVADGDVLHFRFAN
- a CDS encoding TAXI family TRAP transporter solute-binding subunit, which translates into the protein MGRPSGLMVGFGGLALVLLIVSGVVFYERPTVLKVAVSSTDAEDYDLMGAAAKVLKRGHYPIRLKLVPTDGVTAASSALDHGAADLAIVRADVAMPSSGETVVLLHKDIALMLAPFGSGIEKVSDLTDKRIGILSQRLGDRNVLETTLAQYDIAPASVKMVPLAAAGVADAIRSKSIDAVFAVGKVSDATMAGVVKSVTKAGDGAPIFIPVAEAAAIAQRSPAFESIEVVRGAFGGNPPRPADDVDTLGVTYRMVADADLSQGVVASVTRFLLSERVALAQLAPGARSIEAPSTDKGAPFPVHPGTAAYIDDEEETFLDRYSDLIYIGAMVLGVLASGMTAIMSRFGPQSSVRIEDLLSRLLLVFKQVRAAGTLGSLDDFEREVDEIVAAALDDACLRGLDERRVAALNMAVEQVRAAIRDRRENLGRAMFTPANDEARLTVEASSFRPIRTLSDRSAPSDA
- a CDS encoding molybdopterin-dependent oxidoreductase; the encoded protein is MQTINTFSAWGFAGLLAGLALLNAAPAFALDAPTGKPILVITGDITETNDKDTAKFDRAMLEKLGMVKIETKTPWYDGVMTFEGVPLDKLMAVVGAKGHTVQALALNDYSTNIPIDDFAKFHTILALKRNGEYMPVRDKGPLFVVYPYDSNPDLQSQTYYSRSAWQVSRFIIK